DNA from Apium graveolens cultivar Ventura unplaced genomic scaffold, ASM990537v1 ctg7722, whole genome shotgun sequence:
AAATGTGAACGGAAATTCACttgtatgaatttggcactaaaaggtttaaaatatttcgaattgctgtacatgatgttaacatgttaattgtaccaatatttaatggcaactgactcttataaggtgcaaagtgactctaatattgtgagaagtcacttacatgtttgattacagccaaaatgtggcccaaaattgacttgtaagaaaggggtgccaagaggtggttaaaggatgtctaattgcatgtacatgatttaacCTGTAATTATCAATATAtggtagcaagtgactcttatagggtgcaaagtgactctaaatatggtgaaaagtgacttacatggttgattagaaccaaaatgtggaacaaattgacctgtatgaaagtggaattaagtggtaaaaggatgtcaaatcggatgtatatgatgttaccatgttaattgtacaaatatatggtgtaaagtgactgatatagggtgtaaagtgactctaatatggtgaaaagtgactaacattgttaattagaaccaaaatgtggaccaaaattgacttgtatgaatgtggcactaagaggaggtaaaaggatttttaattgcatgtacatgttaacatgttaattgtaccaatatatgatggcaagtgactgttataaggtgcaaagtgactcatatagggtgcaaaatgactctaatatggtgcaaagtgatttacatggttaattagaaccaaaatgtggaccaaaattgacttgtatgaatgtgacactaagaggttgtaaacggatttctaattgcatgtatatgatgttaacatgttaattgttgtatattgatgtaagtgacccttatagggtgcaaagtgactctaatatggtgaaaagtgacttagatggttgattaaaaccaaaatatggaacaaaattgacctgtatgaaagtggaactaagatgtggaaaaacgatgtcaaattggatgtatgatgttaacatgttaattatacaaataggttgtggaaagtgactcatatagggtgcaaaatgactctaatatagtgaaaagtgacttacatggttaattagaaccaaaatatggaccaaaattgacttgaatgaatgtggcacgaagaggttgtaaaaggatgtctaattgcatgtacatgatgttaacatgttaattgtatcaatatatggtggcaaatgactcttatagggtgcaacgtgactctaatatggttaaaagtgacttacatgattaattagaaccaaaatgtggaccaaaattgacttgtataatgtggcactaagaggaggtaaaaggatttttttttttttttgctaattaaataattttataaccCAAAAAAAGAATACAATTAAGAGGGGCATACCCCAATAGTCAAGAAGAAGTCCGTGGCTGGCAACTAAAAACCTATCTGAGAAGCCACAATATACCAAGGTCAGGAACTATAAAGCATTACATTAGTAAAACATTAAAACCAAAGAAGGGTTTAAACCAACCCATTTTTGGAACGTAGCCGAAGAGAACAATTTCTCTTTTACAATGCGTCTAATAGTACTAATAATAGTCAAAGTAGGATTAGAAGCTCCAGGGTTATGGAGTCTAAAATTTCTTTCTTTCCATGTGTAGTACACGGCAGTAGAAAAAAAGCCCGCAATTTTTAACTCCTTCTTCTTCAATTGGCTAGTAACAAAGTTCCCCTGGATGCAGTCATTCCAATCTTCCGAGAAATGGAAGTGGAGAGCTTTACGCACAAGATCAAAATATGGACAGTTTGAGAAAATGTGATGGATGGATTCACAATCATTGTAGCAAAGAATACAAACCGGATCAACCTGCATGCCAAATGAAACCATACGATCCTTTGTTAGAAGTATTAAGAATAGCAAGCCATGTGATAAAAGAGCATTTTGGAACGAGAAGCTATTCCAAACAAAATCCGACCAGGGCACTAAAGCATTCGAAGCACGGACAGAGTCCCAAATAGTGGTTATCTTAATATTCCGAGTGAGAAGACCATCCCAAGATATAACATCCGATCTACAAATCCTAACCGAATTTGCAATGTTTCTGACCTCAATAATGTCCACATGATTAGAAGAGGGAAGATCCCAAATCCCATTACGAAGATAGACATTAATAGGCACCATCGAGGTAGATTCTGCTGTGGATATAATAGAATCAGATATTTTGATAAGAGATTTACCATTCGCCCAAGGATCATGCCAGAAAGAAAACACCGAATTTGGCCCAATATCATACTTGATAAAAGATGAGAAACCCACTCTAGCATTGAACAATTTCCTTATAGTCCAGGAGCATTTATAAGGCATTTTACACGTCCAAAAGTTTTTATCCTTTAAAAGACAATTCTTCACCCAAGTTATCCAAATAGAAGAACCTGTATTGATTTGGATGAGACGCCAGATTTGGTGATAAATAGCTGCAAGGTTCCATTCAAATAAGCTACGAAGCCCCAACCCTCCTTCCGACTTCGGTTTGCAACAATCCTCCCAATTTACCTTGTACTGGCACTTACCCAAAGGCTTGTGGAAACCTCCCCACAAGAACTTAAACATAAGCATGTTTAATTTTTTTAGGATTCCTTTTGGCAAAAACAAGTATATACTCCAGTAACCAACTGCTCCATAGAGGACACTACGAATTAATTGAAGCCTACCCGCAAAGTTAAGAAATTTAGCAGTCCATTGCTCAATACGCTCACATAGTTTACTAACCAGTGGCATACAGTCACGCTGACAGAGTTTGCCTGTGATTAAAGGAAGACCCAGGTAGCAGATAGGCAATAAACCCTGTTGGAATCCCGTGAAGTTCAGAATTTGCTGGACAACCTCATCACGAACATTTGCAAAGAAACATAAGGATTTATCAGCATTGACTACCAAACCTGAGATCTCCGAGAACAGGTTAAAACCTTGCATTAAAGCAGAAACAGATTCCAGGTTACCATAGCTGAAAAGGAAGATATCATCAGCAAAGATGATATGATGAAGATTAATGTCTTTCGTTCGCCAATGGAATCTAAATGAAGGATCTAGAGTACTTTTATTTAAAAGAGCCGTTAAAACCTACATTGCAATAACAAACAAATAAGGAGAGATGGGGTCACCTTGCCTTAAACCCGAGAGTCCCTTAAAGTATCCCTCAAGACTACCATTAAGTTTAACAGAAAACATCGTCGAGGTTACACAAGCTCTCAACCAAGCAATAAATTTTTGGGGAAAATTCATTAAACGGAGAGCATTAAAGATAAAGTTCCAGTTCAATGAGTCAAAAGCtttatgaatatccaattaacaGCACACCTAGGCTGACCAGAACGAAGGTGGTAATTCTTACACAAAGCCTGGGCTAACATAACATTATCCCCAATAGAGCGAGATGGAACAAAAGCAGATTGGAAATGCGAAATAAGAGTCGGCATAACTCCCTTCAAACGACTAGCCAACATTTTTGAAATACATTTATATAACACATTACAACAAGAAATAGGTCTAAAGTGATGCATTTCAGTTGGATTTTCAATTTTTGGGACCAAGCAAATGGCAGCCGAGTTCACTATTCTTGGCAGAGACAAAGTCTGAAAGAAATATAGAATACCCTTTGTTACTTCCTCACCAACAATCGGCCAACTTCCTAAGAAAAATTCTACAGAGAAACCATCCGGACCCGGACATCTATTTTTTGCCATGCTTTTAAGAGTAGTAAGTACATCCTGGGCAGAAAAAGCAGCACACAATCTTTCGGCTTTCAAATCAGAGATCAAAGGTAAGGTGAGCGAATCAGGAAAGTTACCCACCTCCGTAACATTTCCTAACAAACTTTTGAAGTAAGAGGTTGCAATATCAGCCATATCTTCATGCCTAGTAACAGTGTCACCAGCAGAGTTAACCAGAGACAAAATCTTGTTTGAGTTTCATCTTGCTCTACAGGAATTAAAGAAAAACCTGTTGTTTGAATCCCCATTCTTTAACCAGTGAATTCTAGACTTTTGTTTTAGAAATTTTTCTTCAATGGAAAGTGCCTCAGAAAATCTGGAGATCAGGGACTGTTCCTCAATGATTTCACTTTCAGTGTAAGACATATGATTCTGAAAATCAGATAGCGCTGTGCGAGTCTCATTAACTCTTAGATGAATATCACCCACTTCCGAGTTAAGTTTCTTCAAAGCACTCTTCACAATTTTTAATTTACTAGTAAGCACATACCATGGATTTCCCGAGATTGGGTTAACCCAGGCTTGTTTTACTACCTTTAGAAAATCCGGGTGATCCAACAAGAAATTAAAGAATTGGAACGGTTTAAACCCACCTTGATAATCCAATCCCAAAGACGTAGCAGCAGGGCAGTGATCTGAAAGACCTCGAGACAGAAATCTGGCAGAAGACCCCGGAAAAAGCCTATCCAAGATGAGTTAATAAGAACTCTATCAAGCTTACGAAAGATCACTGCCCGGGCAGTGTCTGACTTGCGTGCTATGGGGCATTTTCTTACTTGGTGGGATTCCAATATCTCCAACCCCAAGGATAACACCATCCTTAAATTCAGCCATTCCTGATGACCAACCATTATTACCTCCCTGTTTTCATTCGTACTGAGACACGAGTTAAAATCACCACTAATAGCCCAAGCAGCATCCCTCACAGTATTTTGTAGCCTAGAAGAGATCATTCCACAGACTACGTCTAATCCACCACATCATTAAATCCTAGACAACCGTAAAAAAGAAACGTAACATTAGCTTGAATCAAGGTAGCAGAACATGTCATTTTGTTGAGGCAGAAAGTATCCAAAATAGATAAAGTCCAAAAACGGGATTCCATCCCAGCCATATACGGCCTCCCTGGTGATGGGAATAAGTTAAACAACCATCTAAACCCAGGGGATATCTCCGAGGAGATATACTTTTGGCAACGCTCTCTCCTGAACACGAGTTTCCAAAAGGCCATCAAGGATAATTTATTAGCTATCAAAAATCCTTGATAAAATCAACTTTATTATTAAGGCCACGAACGTTGAAAGTATAAAAATCTAACATCAAAATTACTGAGAAGAGGGGAGGGTCCCCGGGCCATTCCTGACCCTCTTCGCTCGACCACCCTTAAGATGTTTAGCAACATTACACCCTTTGCACCTACTTCATCCACAATCACGTTCTTAAATAATAAAGGAGAGGGAGTACCCTTCGAGAGACTTCCTGAAGATTGTGTAGAGGCAGGAGATGACACCGGCTTCCTTTTAGATTTAACTTCAGTCCATGGTTCCTCATTGACAGTAGTCATCAGACCCTCCCTTTGTGGATCTCCGTCTGACCTTACCCCCTGAAGTATCTCTATCTGGTAATTTTTCTTTCACCACTGGAGCAGCACTAACAGGCTCACTAGGTTCTTCATGATTGGGTGGTGAATTTACCCCAGATTTTTCCTCCAAAGTCGAGATGCTTCAGGACAAGCATTTATACGATGACCCGGGGAATTACAAGCAGAACAAAATAAGGGTTGTTTAGGTAAGAAACCTTGACCAAAACCTCCTTCTTCTCCTCTGTAGTTGGGTCCATATCCATTACCGGAATAGAACTTGGTAACGGCTGCCCCCACCTTATAGCGTAACACACATCTTAGCAAATGGAAGGGATTCCAGCTGGGAAGTAAGAGCATCTGCTGCTAGAGGGATTCCTCTAGCAGCAGATGCTCTTACTTCCCAGCTGGAAATCCTTCCATTTGCTAAGATGTGTGTTAGCTATAAGGTGGGGGAGCCGTTACcataattgcatgtacatgatgttaacatgtaagtgtaccaataaatgatggcaagtgactgttataaggtgcaaagtgactctaatattgtgagaagtcacttacatgtctgattagagccaaaatgtggcgcaaaattgacttgtaagaaaagggtacaaagagatggttaaaggatgtctaattgcatgtacatgatgttaacatgttaattgtatcaatatatggtggcaagtgactcttatagggtgcaaagtgactctaatatggtgaaaagtgactaacatggttgattagagccaaaatgtggaacaaattaacttgtatgaaagtggcattaataggtggtaaaaggatgtcaaattagatgtatatgatgttaaccttgttaattatacaaatatatggtggaaagtgactcatatagggtgcaaagtgactctaatatggtgaaaagtgactgacatggttaattagaaccaaaatgtggaccaaaaataacttgtatgaatgtagcactaagaggttgtaaaaggattataattgcatgtagatgatgttaacatgttaattgtaccaatatttaatggcaagtgactcttataaggtgcaaagtgactctaatattgtgagaaatcacttacatgtttgattacagccaaaatgtggcccaaaattgacttgtaagaaacgggtacgaagaggtggttaaaggatgtctaattgcatgtacatgatttaacatgttaattatatcaatatatggttgcaagtgactcttatagggtgcaaagtgactctaatatggtgaaaagtcacttacatggttgattagaaccaaaatgtggaacaaaattgacctgtatgaaagtggaattaagaggtggtaaaaggatgtcaaatcggatgtatatgatgttaacatgttaattgtacaatatatggtgtaaagtgactcatatagggtgcaaagtgactctaatatggtgaaaagtgactaacatggttaattagaaccaaaatgtggaccaaaattgacttgaatgacTGTGGCACTAAGGGGAGgcaaaaggatttctaattgcatgtacatgatttaacatgttaattgtaccaatatatgatggcaagtgactgttataaggtgcaaagtgactctaatatggtgagcagtcacttacatgattgattagagccaaaatgtgacccaaaattgactttcaggtaaggggtaccaagaggtggttaagggatgtctaattgcatgtacatgatgttaacatgttaattgtatcaatatatggtggcaaatgactcttatagggtgcaaagtgactctaatatggtgaaaagtgacttacatgattaattagaaccaaaatgtggaccaaaattgacttgtatgaatgtggcactaagaggaggtaaaaagatttctaattgcatgtacatgatgtgaacatgttaattgtaccaatatatgatggcaagtgactgttataaggagtaaagtgactctaatattgtgagaagtcacttacctatttgatt
Protein-coding regions in this window:
- the LOC141704334 gene encoding uncharacterized protein LOC141704334, which translates into the protein MTTVNEEPWTEVKSKRKPVSSPASTQSSGSLSKGTPSPLLFKNVIVDEVGAKGVMLLNILRVVERRGSGMARGPSPLLNVVCGMISSRLQNTVRDAAWAISGDFNSCLSTNENREVIMVGHQEWLNLRMVLSLGLEILESHQVRKCPIARKSDTARAVIFRKLDRVLINSSWIGFFRGLLPDFCLEVFQITALLLRLWDWIIKSALKKLNSEVGDIHLRVNETRTALSDFQNHMSYTESEIIEEQSLISRFSEALSIEEKFLKQKSRIHWLKNGDSNNRHEDMADIATSYFKSLLGNVTEVGNFPDSLTLPLISDLKAERLCAAFSAQDVLTTLKSMAKNRCPGPDGFSVEFFLGSWPIVGEEVTKGILYFFQTLSLPRIVNSAAICLVPKIENPTEMHHFRPISCCNVLYKCISKMLASRLKGVMPTLISHFQSAFVPSRSIGDNVMLAQALCKNYHLRSGQPRCAVNWIFIKLLTH